In Festucalex cinctus isolate MCC-2025b chromosome 9, RoL_Fcin_1.0, whole genome shotgun sequence, the DNA window AACTCCCTGCATTTTTCAAAATGATACAGTTTTaaagttgtgtaaaaaaaatttgttaaacaaaTAAAGATATATCGCAACTGTTAAGTCCTATGTCCACCAATAATGAGTACTATACAATGTCAGTGCTATGCTTCCCTTCATACTGCCATGCAAATGAGGCTCATAGAGATTCTTCACTAATATGCAAATAATAGAAATATGCCTGTATTATTTACAGTACATCGCACATTGTTTGTTGTGCATCATAATATTAATAGATTTGATTTGGAACgcactttacatttataaatgaAAATCTCAAAGTACACCATACAGgtgacaataaaaacaatagAAGCACCCTGCAAATTAAAAAACTGTCAATTAAAAaccagagttaaaaaaaaaaaaaaaaaaaaaagaagtcaagactaaaaatcaaaaatcaaaatagaaataaaccaggaaaagcttttttttttttttttttttttaaagggaagtcTAATGTATGCGGTTTGAGGAGTTCAGTGAGGTAAGTGGGTGCTACACCGTGCAGACAGTGATGGGTGTGAAGGAGGATTTTGTATTCACGGAAATATATGGGAAGCCAGCGCAGAGAGTGTCGGACGTGGGTGATGTACTCATGTATTCCCACTCTCATCAGGACCCGGGCAGCGCTGCATGTACACTCACATCATACATGAAGCAATATATACTGCATGTACAGCAATTTCCCATCTTGATTGCTGCTAGGAATGCAGTGTTCCTCCCGTTTGAAGAAAGTTCAGCCCTTGACCTCTTTTTCTCACGACAATCACCAGCATGTATAAGCTCTTAATGCTCATCATGGGTCTCTGGGAAATGTATGTTTACATCTGACCGCGCAGACAAAGTTGACAGGGCCAATAATCGGCTTAAAGCACACAGCCAGAAGCAAGAAGATGAGTGTGGAAAAGAAATGAGACACAATAAACTATTGTGTGTCCCATTTGTGAAATGGTATTCCAAATACATTTCACAGTGTTGaactattcattcattttcatttaccaAAATTATAGGccatttatatttgtattcCTTTGAGTTAGTACTCAGAATCAAGTTCAACCTTTAAGAGATGGAAGCACTTGTTCCAATATAACGGTGCAGTGTGAAGACAATTCTATACAGTACAaatataaaaagcaaaaaataaatcaacatgaATTCTGAGAATTGCTGTATTgctcaaatacaaataaagaatGTGTACTGTAGCAACTATAAGTGTGTTAAAGGATCCACAAGTTTTTAAGAGACCCCATTGGTAACTTTAGTCTCATAGAAAAGTACAACTTGCTCGAGGGGACTAGACTTGAACAGCGCGGTTGAGCGCCAATCCTATTCACGTTTGGGAAAGCCTTTCAAGCCAGAGTTGGCTGAAAAAACTTTCCCACCATATACTAGACTGTGCAACAATTCGGgtgagtgtgcatgtgtgcaaggGCCCCCTTCTTCACATTAGAGTTTATAAGAGCTAGGCAGTAGGCCTGCAgtatattatttgatttttgctAAGGAAGGATTAAAAGTACAGTACACATCAATAGCATTGTAGGCATCTTTATCAAAATTATGGAGTCATctatcttgtttttgttgttgaggAAAGTAAtgtcgtattattattattattattattattattattattattattaattaatttatttatttatttatttatttttggctgaATGTGAAATCCCATAAATATAAAATCCTAACTGTCTATAGCAAAAGTTTAAACTATAAATATACCACAATAGGCTAAAATGTAAATTGTCTTACATTAACAGTTTAAACTATACTACagactatgatttaaaaaacaaaaaaaacaaaaaactaataataaaaataaaaggcttaCAGAGAATTTCATTTGGGAAAAATACACTGGAAGAGTGAGGATGTCGGGATGTATGCTGTTGCTTTGCAAGCCATTAAAATAACAATTGTCAAGCAATGTCGTCTTGCCCTCACTGGAACATGTTCGACTTCCCTGTAACAAGAATACGGCCCACCAGTACACTTGGCATCTCTGCAAATGCGAAAAAGACTCTCCATAACTTCTGCTAACAACCCAGGCTAAACATAGCTCCACCGTCCACAACATACAAAAATTCAGTCGCAAGATGGAACAATTAATCATACTTTCCTTGACACAAATAGCTGAGGATAGCTTCCAATGGGGAAAAGAAATACAAACAAGTGAATGCATGAATGGCAAACAACAAATAGGTGCAGGCGATAGCGTATACGGTACATTGAAGCAGGAGTGAATAATAAAAAGCCGTTGTTCACTCTATTAGCATATAGCGCAGCTCTCCTCAGTCCTCATAACAGCATTAACCAGTAAGCATGCATGAGGAAGTACGTGACtgtggtcaaaacaaaacagcttaaCCAAAcagtgaaaaacaacttcaaccACGACTGTGTGACTCCAAAGAaagtaatattacaagaaaggAAGATGCTTTTACACTGTTGCATAGAAATGTGGCCATTGTCTGTTATCAGGCACTCACCAAGACGAGACACTCACCGAGTGAAAGTGTGTCAAGTCCAGGGTCACACTACTCAGTGGAAACCCCTGCCCCGGGGCTTGCCTTTGTTATATAGATTCATCCTCGCCAAACAAAATCAATCCAGAGCATTTCCATACACGTTCAAGCAGTGTCTGTGTAGTTGACAGCATCGGACGTTGACTAGTATCACCTGACCACATCaatgacatgtttttattttaggtcAGTAACAATGGCCATCACATGCTCGCGCGAAAACAAGCCTAGTTAGCTACACATGTAGAGAAGGGACGGGGgtagggggtggggaggggaacAAATCACATTCATTAGGGTGTACACGGCAGTAAATACTATCAGACAACATTAAGCGTAAAACCAACAGTTTGTGTGTTTTGCCTATTTTTGTCTTTTGCCTGCAGCTCTTTTTCTGCTTCAAATGATCTGTTtgttacatttgaaaaaaagtgtAACACTTCTTCATAGGAGAACTTGAAACtcaatttttaattcatttaaaaaaataatgaaacagtTTTTGTCACACATTACCcttctatggggtatatgccacggaagaggcgggactatttttgcacatcagtttggttcggttcggtttgcgacgtgtgggctgtaaTCTAAATCCATAATTAATGGGCACACCTTTGAGGGACATTGGGAATTGAATTAATGATGTGTTAATGTTCTCACCTGGAAGCACATCACTGTAATTTGAAGAATAAGACATCAGACTATCTCTgtcaaaaaaatcaaactgaCAGCTTGTTTAGTATTGTATGTATCCACGCCATTAGGGAGACTCCATTACACAAACTTTAATGACCTATATCAAAAATCTGGTGTATTCTAGAGATATGCTTttaattttgattgttgtttacAATTGTCTAGAACTGCTGTTGCtggattgttttctttttttttctttttttttagctacaaGAGAGGTGTTAAATATTAGAAATGCATGTACATGTGAGGTAAGGCAGTTATGTGTTTGCAACTGCTACAATTTAGCATCTtaacagctaagtttcattctGATCAATAATTTCCTGTGATGGAATTTTAATATGcagaacaaaatgtgtttcatgtGATTTTTGTAACACAATCAATGTTTGGATTTGCTCTAGATTGAAAGTGTTGGAAGACCTATGAATAATAGCATGCCAAGTTCGATGTGTCTACAACTATAGGCATGCCATTTGAACTGGGAATGGTTAACTGTACAGTGTCTGATTCATCATTAGCTGAATCTCAAGAAAGTTTATTCTGTCCAGTTTCTATGGTGATATTTAGAAATTCAAACAGTAGAAACAGAGCAGATAATGTAGTGTTGTCCTAACCTACTGCAAACCACTACAACAGCAATAAACGTGTTTCGGTCAGTGTGAATTAAAACAGAGATTGATATTAGTTTGTAAAGCAGAAAATTTGAAGCCACTCTTTCACTGGGTGTCATTAATTTATGCAGATGATGTAGCAACTGAAGTGTCCATGACGtggacaaataataataataatatagtagATATTGAATGATGCTTTTGAGGAAAATTCTCGGTCTGGTGAAGCATGCAGGGAACATACAAATCATGACATAACGGCTATGGGTGAGGGGCTGAATTACACATTCACAGAATGTATGTACAGGGTGCACGCACGCCTGCATGGCGATCACGTGAGTTCATTGTAAATTGTTAATTTGGACGCGAAGCAGAAACAGGCGAATACACTGAATGCCATTTGAGCATCAGTCACAGGCCCGCAGGCGTGTCATCATGAGAGCAGTGCAGCTCTCAAATATTGACACTTCGCTCACTCTCACATCCACGCTTAACCTACTTGCACAAAATGGGGAGTCACATATCAAATCAAACGACTAATATCACACGGGCAGTTATTCCTCTAtttgaaaaggaggaggaggaggaggggggggggggggtcgtctgGCCTCATCATTCATCGGTGCACTTGCTACGCTCTCCTCACCCCACCCATCTCATCAGCCGACGATGCCGCTCGCTCCAAGCGAACGGGAAACCCGTGTGTGGTGAAAGAGAACCGTCTCACTCGTCTCTCAGCGACGCCCAACCGACCTTTCTTCACGTACTGTGCGTAAGCACTCATAAATACCGAGAATGATGCACTGTGTGAGCAGGAAGTGAAGCGGAAAAAGAGATCAGCTCTCGCTCTCTCAAAGCCATCATCACTACCACAGCTCACATCACATCACCAGCGAGACCACGTTCATCGTCGAGGCTCCATCCATCGGCCGAGTCGGCCACATACCTGCAAAATCGCATGTCCGTCCGACGATACGGGAAGGCGTGCGGACAGTTGGCGCGGTCTGCGACGCCGTTCCGACCTCTTCTCCGCCTTTAGCACGTCTTGAGAGTGGACTGATGCTCTAGTTTTGCCCCAGTGCCGACACAGCTCTAATCCACCCCACACAAAGAgcagaaaatggctgcaagtgcaGTTCTTAAAGGGACAGTCACACTGCCGTCGACATGATCAGGATATGAGTCAAACGTGATCGGCTTTTCTCGGCGATTCGTGGCCCCACCAGCTATCGTCCATCTTCTTCCGTTTATCCTCACCATTAGCCGATGTTTTAATATACGTAACGTGTGTTAAACATATAGCTAAAGTATTTTGATAATCAAATGttctatattgtaatgctatgTGTTGAAGTAGAAATTAAACTACATTGTGTTCGACAAACAGTGAATCCCATGACTTGTTGGACCTGAGCAAAAGTTAGTAGAAAAGATACAGtagttgaataataataataataataataataataataataataataaaagaaaaagacctAGTAAGAGTCATATAGCATACTTTCAACGTAAAATCGTGACTGAAGTatacaaaaaaaggttaaaaaaaaaaacaattgtgtcCGATTTTACGTCACAATTACGTCAGAAGTCAACGTTTCAGTTATGTCTTAGTCGGTGAATACACTTGCCACTCTTTTAAAAGAATTGGACTTCGGATCGTTCTAATTTGATTTGTAGCCCACCTAATTTGACAAAGCAAGGAATAGAAAGTAcagaaatttaaaaagaaaattaaaaatacatgtacTCCAGTAAAGTACAAACGATAAAAGCAGAAAAATCAAGTTGCGTTTCGTGGGAAAGTATTTTGACTTTGTATAGTTTCCACCAGTGGTCACgaaatgttttcatttccatccataatttattttacaaaagatGCGTGGACCAGTTGCAGCATGCATGCTTACACATCATGCATGTTAATTTAGAGGTATAGTTAATAAATCATTAAGTAATAATGATTGTCAAATTGTTTCATGTAGTTTATACAGGGCTTTTGTATTCTTACTATTCTACTTGTCTTGGGCAAGCAAATATACTTGAAATATTACATATCCTGGCTACAGAAATATGAAAAGTTGATGCAATCTTTATCCACTCGCTGTTCACTTCTTGCATATTTGGGTTCTTATTTAGCTGAGagaagcaaaatatttgatacaCATCCAGTTTACACGTTGCAATGTACTGATAAACACATTTATACTCAAGTTACAAACCTAAGCAATATAATCACTGACATTTAAATTGCAAGAGCTGTTCGGGTGTATGCAATGAATTGGAGAGCGTGCACGTGTTTACCATTACTGTTATTTTGTTGCGTAACCATGaacatattttttaaagcaattatCAATGTAACGTACGTTATGAACATCATACATTTTAACTGAAAACACACCATTTATTGTCATTTACAGAAAACCAAAGTGTACAACTGTAGCCATGTACAATGCATGAACCAGTTCAAGTGCAAACAGACTATGGCATGTGTGGGAAGCATCAACTTATAgtaaaatatatcaaatatcAAACTTCAGTCaattatacacaaaataaatataataaatagttGTGTTTAATGTTTAGCATCAGCAGTGCGTATCTTGTGGTTCAACAGTCTGAATGTAAGGCAAGCTCGTGCAACAGCAACGCGAAAGATGGACGATCCACTGGTTTCTAAGAAATGAAAACATGGGTGAAAAGTCAATGCAACCTCACGATTGTGTGTGTTTCCCCACAATATACATCAAATTCCTTCTCCCACCTCTTTCCAGCACCACTCCATCAGAAGATAGACAGCCTCTGGTGACAGTCGTGGCTTAAGCAGCCTCATGCCAGCATTCAAGGACTCTACTACCTGAGCATTAGATTGGTTCTCATAAGGAAGGCGTCCCTCTGTGTAGACTTCCCACATGAGAACACCTGAATGGGGAATACAGATTCAGATTGTTTGAATGTGATGATCATATATCAGTTGGAAAACATTGTGGAAACATGTAAAATTGTGTAACGTTAAGTAAGATGGTAACATTTGGTAAATTAGCCCTCCTTGTTTTACCTGTAGAATAAGATGAATAAATATGTTAATATAACCGTATAAAAAGACACAAAGAACCGCATCATACCAAAGGACCAAACATCAGATTTGCTGCTGAACTTGCAGTATTTGATAACCTCCGGTGCCGACCACTTGACGGGAAACTTAGAGCACAAGGAACTCGTGTACTGGTCATCAAGAACATATCTACAACACACAAAGTAGGAATAACGTGAAGCGAGATGGCAACATTGCCCATAAGAGAGAAGTTATGaaatacctggtcatgccaaaATCAGACAATTTTACCACGCTGTTCTTTGAAACTAGGCAGTTCCTGGCAGCctaaaatttaaaatgtaacaGAATTAGGAAAATTCAACTCAGACTACTGAccaatacatattttatttatttatattttttaccaAATCTCTGTGGATGAAATTAGACATTTCCAGGTAGGCCATCCCTTCAGCGACATCCAGACACATCCCCAACATTATGTCCTGGGATAAAGACCCCTTTTGGGCTCGCAGGTAGTCTGATAGGCAGCCATTCTCCATGAACTCCAACACCAAACACATCGGAGAACGCTGGGTGCATACACCATAGAGCTGAACTAGCTTTGAGTGGCATAATCTCCTAATGAAACACAGACAATTGCACATTGCTTCACTTGATTATTATTACGCAAGCTAATGAATCACTTCGCGCACTTACATCATGACTTTTGCCTCTTCTTTGAATTCCTCATCTGACATGCTGTCTTCTCTTATGATTTTCAGCGCCACGTTCTTCTCCTTCCATTGTCCCCACAGCACCATCCCAAACTGTCCACTGCCTACCTCTTGACCAAAGGTAAGTTCTTCGGGGTCCACCTCCCATTCATCTGTTGAGCGACAGGGTTCTTAACATTGTTGAACCCCACCAGAATCCTATGCGCGTTCACcaaacccttctttattgaaaaaataacacaatatgcagtttagttttgctagatagcTCGTTGTGCTGaactcaacttggcattgcaaatcatgcagttaggacacTGACTCCTATCACtcactcaactctatatttatagagcactttaaaacaaccaccactGGGGCAACACATAATGTAAACAGCAGAGGCTCCAGAATTGTGGAACAGCCATTTCAAACCAAATGTACAGGGTTTGTGTTTCTACTGTACCTATGCttatatgtattttgtttacgTAGACAACTGCAGACAGTAAACCTACTCAGACGTTGCACAAGTGGCGATTGATTCAAAACGACAAGCCCCATCACTTTGCAGATACTGCAGTCATACAGTCAATGGCCTCTTTGACAACAAATCGCTGCAGTGTCATACCCAGAACCAAAGTTCTCTTTATCCCCTACAAATCAGCCACATCGTTAAGTATGCCTGCATGATGTAATAACATCCAATAATTTCTATCAAACATCCTGCCCTTACTAAGACATAAGTGCTTCGTTTGACTGAAACTGTGACACAGCAATTAATCTAACGTTACACTTCTTATTGTGGTTGTCATGTGTAGTGGAGAACCGTTCTGCATCACATTAACTAGAATATTGTGAGATATTgttcaaatatccatccatccattttcttgaccgcttattcctcacaagggtcgcgggagctgctggcgcctatctcagctggctctgggcagtaggcgggggacaccctggactggttgccaaccaatcgcagttgtTCAAATATATTAAGCAACATTAATGACATAGAAAGAGATATTACCTTTACTTCAGTCCACTCAATGGcttgtatataaatgatatccatccgtccgtccgtccgtccgtccgtccgtccatccattttcttaaccgcttactcctcacaagggtcgtgggtaTAAATGATATATCTAAGATTATGATTCCACATGAGGGCGAGAAGCTCGGCCATCCCACCacttgaggtggctcgggcatctggttcggatacctccgggacgcctccctggagaaggcgttccgggcatgtcccaccggcggaagGCCCCTGGGATGACCcaggaacgccttgggatcccaccggaggagctggttgaagtggctggggagagggaagtctgggcttcactGCTAAagttgctgcccccgcgacccgaccccggattaAGCggtagataatggatggatggatgattccaCCGTCACGTAGCATAATGTAACatcaattaaatattcaaaagtaaAATCTATGTGTAGTACTTGGGCAGACCATTGAGCATTTCCCACACCACTGCATCAGGGACTACATCTTTATGACCCTTCTCCATATTGGAGGTGGCCAGCAGCACAAACAGCAAAGGCAAAACTTGAATGAAGATAAAATTGTCCAAGAATTGATTGTGCTGTATCAAATTACCTTTGGACGGATAGGCAATTTCCTGGGAGCAGCCGCCTGTTTGAGTCACAGGGTGTCTGAGACGTGTTATCAGACCTGCCgagtaacacacacacatatacacgcaCGCGCGTACGCACACAGGCTCTTAGAAAACAATCGAATTTGCTTGAAGACATGAAACGGCAAGTTGCATGTGAAAGAATCGGAGCCTCAAACTTACCGGCAGCATTGTGTTGGTGGTAATGGATCAGCTCCGGAATGGTGCGAAACAAATACTTCTCtgccaaataaaaagaagactcTCCTGTTTCCGTCCGTCTGATTTGGTAATGTTTCACACACGGTTGTTTCTCCCCATTTGATCTGCAGGTGATATGTTCAAAAGATCCATTGCATTTAGGCGAACCTTGTTACTGTGCATCAATGTCATGATGATTGGACTACAGTAAGGGTGAAATTACCCCGGTGCCTGGCTGAATACTGACACTGTGTAAACGCCCGTCTGTCTTGAGTTTCGAACCATGAATGCACCTTCTTTTCCCTATTTaccacacacatacagacaaaaaaaaaaaaaaaaaaaaaagtggaaatgatAGAATTCAGATCTATCCAAACTTGGTTTGTAAACATTGTGagttgagttgacatttttatgCCATACCAATTTTTGCTAGAACCAGCAATTAGCAAATGAAAGTCATGCTTGTGGAACTTCACA includes these proteins:
- the itk gene encoding tyrosine-protein kinase ITK/TSK isoform X2, translated to MHFKSTWVCAVCMLESGCGLLNSATGNVMQKKRTSPCNYKERFFVLDTQELTYSERRPGRKPVLKGCIKLCSIKCVETVFTDVPIPCDYKYPFQVFHGKHFLYIFAPDNDCRLRWVQALKEETKNNNLVEKYHPQFWMDGKWKCCQQSEKLAVGCQVYDPAGYGSKKPLPEIPDSEVEMHDTLHRMVVALQNYTPFGDRELTLQKDKEYTLTDSSHPVWWSVRDERGNDGFVPRTHIAEKSGNNFERFEWYNNNIARAEAEDVLIKEGKEGAFMVRNSRQTGVYTVSVFSQAPGSNGEKQPCVKHYQIRRTETGESSFYLAEKYLFRTIPELIHYHQHNAAGLITRLRHPVTQTGGCSQEIAYPSKDEWEVDPEELTFGQEVGSGQFGMVLWGQWKEKNVALKIIREDSMSDEEFKEEAKVMMRLCHSKLVQLYGVCTQRSPMCLVLEFMENGCLSDYLRAQKGSLSQDIMLGMCLDVAEGMAYLEMSNFIHRDLAARNCLVSKNSVVKLSDFGMTRYVLDDQYTSSLCSKFPVKWSAPEVIKYCKFSSKSDVWSFGVLMWEVYTEGRLPYENQSNAQVVESLNAGMRLLKPRLSPEAVYLLMEWCWKEKPVDRPSFALLLHELALHSDC
- the itk gene encoding tyrosine-protein kinase ITK/TSK isoform X4, whose translation is MFSGVILDGTMIKKSQQKKRTSPCNYKERFFVLDTQELTYSERRPGRKPVLKGCIKLCSIKCVETVFTDVPIPCDYKYPFQVFHGKHFLYIFAPDNDCRLRWVQALKEETKNNNLVEKYHPQFWMDGKWKCCQQSEKLAVGCQVYDPAGYGSKKPLPEIPDSEVEMHDTLHRMVVALQNYTPFGDRELTLQKDKEYTLTDSSHPVWWSVRDERGNDGFVPRTHIAEKSGNNFERFEWYNNNIARAEAEDVLIKEGKEGAFMVRNSRQTGVYTVSVFSQAPGSNGEKQPCVKHYQIRRTETGESSFYLAEKYLFRTIPELIHYHQHNAAGLITRLRHPVTQTGGCSQEIAYPSKDEWEVDPEELTFGQEVGSGQFGMVLWGQWKEKNVALKIIREDSMSDEEFKEEAKVMMRLCHSKLVQLYGVCTQRSPMCLVLEFMENGCLSDYLRAQKGSLSQDIMLGMCLDVAEGMAYLEMSNFIHRDLAARNCLVSKNSVVKLSDFGMTRYVLDDQYTSSLCSKFPVKWSAPEVIKYCKFSSKSDVWSFGVLMWEVYTEGRLPYENQSNAQVVESLNAGMRLLKPRLSPEAVYLLMEWCWKEKPVDRPSFALLLHELALHSDC
- the itk gene encoding tyrosine-protein kinase ITK/TSK isoform X1; translated protein: MCSLHVGVRMWSTQLSNRKRHVILDGTMIKKSQQKKRTSPCNYKERFFVLDTQELTYSERRPGRKPVLKGCIKLCSIKCVETVFTDVPIPCDYKYPFQVFHGKHFLYIFAPDNDCRLRWVQALKEETKNNNLVEKYHPQFWMDGKWKCCQQSEKLAVGCQVYDPAGYGSKKPLPEIPDSEVEMHDTLHRMVVALQNYTPFGDRELTLQKDKEYTLTDSSHPVWWSVRDERGNDGFVPRTHIAEKSGNNFERFEWYNNNIARAEAEDVLIKEGKEGAFMVRNSRQTGVYTVSVFSQAPGSNGEKQPCVKHYQIRRTETGESSFYLAEKYLFRTIPELIHYHQHNAAGLITRLRHPVTQTGGCSQEIAYPSKDEWEVDPEELTFGQEVGSGQFGMVLWGQWKEKNVALKIIREDSMSDEEFKEEAKVMMRLCHSKLVQLYGVCTQRSPMCLVLEFMENGCLSDYLRAQKGSLSQDIMLGMCLDVAEGMAYLEMSNFIHRDLAARNCLVSKNSVVKLSDFGMTRYVLDDQYTSSLCSKFPVKWSAPEVIKYCKFSSKSDVWSFGVLMWEVYTEGRLPYENQSNAQVVESLNAGMRLLKPRLSPEAVYLLMEWCWKEKPVDRPSFALLLHELALHSDC
- the itk gene encoding tyrosine-protein kinase ITK/TSK isoform X3 — protein: MHFKSTWVCAVCMLESGCGLLNSATGNVMKKRTSPCNYKERFFVLDTQELTYSERRPGRKPVLKGCIKLCSIKCVETVFTDVPIPCDYKYPFQVFHGKHFLYIFAPDNDCRLRWVQALKEETKNNNLVEKYHPQFWMDGKWKCCQQSEKLAVGCQVYDPAGYGSKKPLPEIPDSEVEMHDTLHRMVVALQNYTPFGDRELTLQKDKEYTLTDSSHPVWWSVRDERGNDGFVPRTHIAEKSGNNFERFEWYNNNIARAEAEDVLIKEGKEGAFMVRNSRQTGVYTVSVFSQAPGSNGEKQPCVKHYQIRRTETGESSFYLAEKYLFRTIPELIHYHQHNAAGLITRLRHPVTQTGGCSQEIAYPSKDEWEVDPEELTFGQEVGSGQFGMVLWGQWKEKNVALKIIREDSMSDEEFKEEAKVMMRLCHSKLVQLYGVCTQRSPMCLVLEFMENGCLSDYLRAQKGSLSQDIMLGMCLDVAEGMAYLEMSNFIHRDLAARNCLVSKNSVVKLSDFGMTRYVLDDQYTSSLCSKFPVKWSAPEVIKYCKFSSKSDVWSFGVLMWEVYTEGRLPYENQSNAQVVESLNAGMRLLKPRLSPEAVYLLMEWCWKEKPVDRPSFALLLHELALHSDC